One region of Rufibacter sp. LB8 genomic DNA includes:
- a CDS encoding agmatine deiminase family protein, which yields MVIDKETNKVFFSDQLFADSRYGDTFDRICSVLEKHQIEHGIINSTKDIWCRDYMPIQKAASKFIQFRYEPSYLAEDLDLQTDPKTTLELNQIQATFSSINVDGGNVLRWEDRVIITDRIFQENPAYTNKSKLVDELEKLFEAEVIVIPQIKSDMTGHADGLVRFYDRTTLIGNCLEEEYDYWKKGMKKVLSDYSLSYIDMPFLEYKVKGYPESAIGCYVNYLEVANLILAPIFEVEGNKDEEAVGILTEVFADRTVEPININDVAIHGGLLNCISWNVIKGEYAYHTLPKTLGYLNSADCL from the coding sequence ATGGTAATAGATAAAGAAACAAACAAAGTCTTTTTCTCAGACCAATTGTTTGCTGACAGCCGTTATGGCGACACCTTTGACAGGATTTGCTCTGTTCTGGAAAAACACCAAATAGAGCATGGTATCATTAACTCGACAAAAGATATCTGGTGCAGAGACTACATGCCCATCCAGAAAGCGGCATCTAAATTTATCCAGTTCAGGTACGAGCCTTCTTATTTAGCAGAAGATCTGGATTTACAGACAGACCCAAAAACAACCCTTGAGCTAAACCAGATTCAGGCTACTTTCTCCAGTATAAATGTAGACGGCGGAAACGTGTTAAGGTGGGAAGACAGGGTGATTATTACAGACAGGATATTCCAGGAGAACCCAGCTTACACCAACAAGTCTAAGTTGGTAGATGAATTAGAAAAACTCTTTGAAGCCGAGGTAATTGTTATACCGCAAATAAAATCAGACATGACTGGCCACGCAGATGGGTTGGTGAGGTTTTATGACAGGACTACGCTCATCGGCAATTGCCTGGAAGAGGAGTATGACTATTGGAAAAAAGGCATGAAGAAAGTGCTTTCTGATTACAGCCTTAGCTATATTGATATGCCGTTTCTGGAGTATAAAGTCAAAGGCTACCCTGAATCGGCAATAGGTTGCTATGTGAACTATCTGGAAGTGGCAAACTTAATCCTAGCCCCCATTTTTGAGGTGGAGGGAAACAAAGACGAGGAAGCCGTTGGAATTCTTACAGAAGTGTTTGCAGATAGAACCGTAGAGCCAATAAACATCAATGACGTGGCAATCCATGGCGGATTGTTGAACTGTATAAGCTGGAACGTAATAAAAGGAGAATACGCATATCATACCCTTCCCAAAACGTTGGGCTACCTAAACTCCGCTGATTGTCTTTAA
- a CDS encoding type ISP restriction/modification enzyme, protein MSFQKILNKYRRVAFSERDKGERFERLMQAYLKTDPKYAYLFQKVWLWNEFPGRHDLGGGDTGIDLVALTLDGDYWAIQCKCYQENALIDKPAVDSFLSTSSREFKGEDLKSIRFTQRLWIDTIGKKWGSNAEEAIRNQNPPVTRLNLHDLREAPVDWEKLEQGIHGEAARAPKKELRAHQKEALGKTHEHFKEAERGKLIMACGTGKTFNSLRIAENETDGRGLILFLVPSISLLGQTLREWSADALEPINPICICSDPEITRKKTKNEDTDSFSVVDLALPASTNVKDILQQFRHIKENRKPGMTVVFSTYQSIEVIAQAQKQLLQTDIGFGVFDLIICDEAHRTTGVALAGEDESAFTKVHDPGFLQAKKRLYMTATPRLYSDDTKSKAAQADAILCSMDDPKLFGEEIYRIGFGEAVSRDLLTDYKVLILTLSDQDVPPAVQKMIVGQESEINTDDASKLIGCVNALSKKVLGDAGIIKESDPEPMRRALAFCRNIEESKKITANFMTATDSYINSLPDEKKEQMVSVASQHIDGTMNAPQRDELLGWLKAETENNECRVLTNVRCLSEGVDVPSLDAVMFLSARNSQVDVVQSVGRVMRKAPGKKYLYIIIPVVVPSNVEADKALDDNDRYKVVWTVLNALRAHDDRFNATVNKIELNKHRPEQIIVGRPEYAFTPDGLPTVAEDPAPYGTNQQLANQLMLQFEQLQNVVFARMVQKVGDRRYWEQWAKNVAEIAERQAERIHKLINEDTAHREAFAGFLNGLKKNINPSITQHEAVEMLSQHIITKPVFEALFEGYSFVNNNPISVSMQTMLDLLEGGALEKDTETLQKFYESVKMRASNIDNAEGKQRIIIELYDKFFKTAFPKMVERLGIVYTPVEVVDFIIHSVNDVLKKEFGRSVSDENVHVLDPFTGTGTFITRLLQSGLIDKKDLERKFKQELHANEIVLLAYYIAAVNIENAFHDQLEENQEYQSFEGIVLTDTFQLDEVKTTQYGTETTFSRNFERIMSQKNAPLRVIMGNPPYSVGQKSANDNAQNQAYPKLDARIAATYAKATDATNKNSLYDSYIKAFRWSTDRLDKNGGIVCFVSNGAWLDGNSADGFRKSLENEFSAIYVFNLRGNARTSGELRQKEAGNVFGGGSRTPISITLLVKNPAHTGKKAIIHYHDIGDYLNREEKLALVKKFKSVGNAEMPWKQLTPNDHGDWVNERNDAFGTFIPIQSEKKFDLKAKVFFVVNSRGNESSRDTWVYNSSLSLLKSNMEKMVSFYNQQVDDFNGAKPLNPKVNDFINVDPRNISWTSSLILQLEKGNRAVFEQKKTAKGLYRPFFKQNVYLGEKMIHRRGQMNEFFPTPSNKNFVICISGIGDSKNFTVIITDIIPDVQLQFNGQVFPLYYYEERQKQTPGLFDASGESEYTRRDGLSDFILDRAKKQYGKNVSKEDIFYYVYGFLHSPTYRTLFANDLKKMLPRLPLVEDVRDFWKFSKAGRALADLHLNYESVPAYPGVTVTGAESGFYKVEKMRFPKKGQKDCILYNSKITLENIPAKAYDYTVNGKSAIDWVMERYQVTTHKDSGIKNDPNDWADEVGNPRYILDLLLSVINVSVQTADIVEELPQLEF, encoded by the coding sequence ATGAGTTTTCAGAAAATACTAAATAAATACCGGAGAGTAGCCTTTTCAGAACGAGATAAAGGTGAGCGCTTTGAGCGGTTGATGCAGGCCTATCTCAAAACAGACCCAAAATATGCTTACCTGTTCCAAAAAGTATGGCTCTGGAATGAGTTTCCGGGGCGACATGATTTGGGCGGGGGTGATACCGGAATAGATTTAGTGGCGTTGACGCTGGATGGCGACTATTGGGCTATTCAATGCAAATGCTATCAGGAGAACGCCCTGATAGATAAACCGGCGGTTGATTCTTTTCTTTCTACCTCCAGCCGGGAATTCAAAGGGGAAGACCTAAAATCCATTCGGTTTACGCAACGCCTATGGATTGATACCATTGGTAAGAAATGGGGAAGCAATGCCGAAGAGGCCATCAGAAATCAAAATCCGCCGGTAACCAGGTTAAACCTGCATGATTTAAGGGAAGCACCTGTTGACTGGGAAAAACTGGAGCAGGGAATACACGGGGAAGCGGCCAGAGCCCCTAAGAAGGAGTTGCGTGCGCACCAGAAAGAGGCTTTGGGCAAAACGCACGAGCATTTTAAAGAGGCGGAACGGGGCAAACTAATCATGGCCTGCGGCACGGGCAAGACCTTTAACTCGCTGCGCATTGCTGAAAATGAAACGGACGGCAGAGGCTTGATCCTGTTTCTGGTGCCTTCTATCTCTTTGTTGGGGCAAACGCTGCGCGAATGGTCAGCTGATGCGCTGGAGCCCATCAACCCCATCTGTATTTGCTCAGACCCGGAAATAACCCGGAAGAAGACCAAAAACGAAGATACGGATAGTTTCAGCGTAGTGGATTTGGCCTTGCCTGCCTCTACCAATGTAAAAGATATTCTACAGCAGTTCCGGCACATAAAAGAAAACCGGAAGCCTGGCATGACAGTGGTTTTCTCCACGTATCAATCCATTGAGGTGATTGCCCAGGCGCAGAAGCAGTTACTGCAGACCGATATTGGTTTTGGCGTTTTTGACTTAATCATCTGCGATGAGGCTCACCGTACCACAGGGGTAGCATTGGCTGGTGAAGATGAATCGGCTTTTACCAAAGTGCATGACCCTGGTTTTCTGCAGGCCAAAAAGCGGTTATACATGACCGCTACCCCCAGGCTTTACAGCGACGACACCAAAAGCAAGGCTGCCCAGGCCGATGCCATTTTGTGCTCCATGGATGACCCAAAACTGTTTGGCGAGGAAATCTACCGTATTGGTTTTGGCGAAGCGGTTTCCAGAGATTTACTCACTGATTACAAGGTGCTGATTCTTACGTTGAGTGACCAGGACGTGCCACCGGCAGTACAGAAAATGATTGTCGGCCAGGAAAGTGAAATCAACACCGATGATGCTTCTAAGCTTATAGGGTGCGTAAACGCGCTTTCTAAAAAAGTGTTGGGCGATGCCGGCATCATAAAGGAGAGTGACCCGGAGCCCATGCGCCGGGCCTTGGCTTTTTGCCGGAACATAGAAGAATCTAAAAAGATAACGGCCAATTTTATGACCGCTACCGATTCTTACATCAACTCCCTGCCCGACGAGAAGAAAGAACAGATGGTGTCTGTAGCATCGCAGCACATAGACGGTACCATGAACGCGCCCCAGCGCGATGAACTGTTGGGCTGGCTCAAAGCGGAAACCGAGAACAACGAATGCCGGGTACTTACCAATGTGCGCTGTTTGAGCGAAGGGGTAGACGTACCTTCGCTAGATGCTGTCATGTTCCTTTCGGCCCGCAACTCGCAGGTAGATGTGGTACAGTCGGTTGGGCGGGTGATGCGGAAAGCACCGGGTAAAAAGTATTTGTACATTATTATACCGGTGGTAGTGCCCAGCAATGTAGAGGCAGACAAAGCCCTGGACGATAACGACCGCTACAAGGTAGTATGGACGGTATTGAACGCTTTACGGGCCCACGATGATAGATTTAACGCTACGGTTAATAAGATTGAGCTGAACAAACATAGGCCGGAGCAAATCATAGTAGGGCGCCCGGAATATGCCTTCACGCCAGATGGCCTGCCTACGGTGGCCGAAGACCCGGCTCCTTACGGAACAAACCAACAGCTGGCTAACCAGCTGATGCTGCAATTTGAGCAATTGCAAAACGTGGTGTTTGCCCGGATGGTGCAAAAAGTAGGCGACCGCCGCTATTGGGAGCAGTGGGCTAAAAACGTAGCCGAAATTGCCGAGCGCCAGGCGGAGCGCATCCATAAACTGATAAACGAAGACACGGCGCACAGGGAAGCGTTTGCCGGGTTCTTGAACGGGCTGAAGAAGAACATCAACCCCAGCATTACCCAGCATGAGGCGGTAGAGATGCTGAGCCAGCATATTATTACCAAACCGGTTTTTGAGGCCTTGTTTGAGGGATACTCCTTTGTGAACAACAACCCCATCTCGGTGAGCATGCAAACCATGCTGGATTTACTGGAAGGCGGGGCCTTGGAGAAGGATACCGAAACGCTCCAGAAGTTCTATGAATCGGTGAAGATGCGGGCCAGCAACATTGACAACGCCGAAGGCAAGCAGCGCATTATCATTGAGCTGTATGACAAGTTCTTTAAAACGGCCTTCCCTAAAATGGTGGAAAGGCTAGGCATTGTCTATACGCCCGTGGAGGTAGTGGATTTTATCATCCATTCAGTGAATGATGTACTGAAGAAAGAATTTGGCCGCAGTGTCTCTGATGAAAACGTGCACGTGTTAGACCCTTTTACCGGTACCGGCACCTTTATTACTCGCCTGTTGCAGAGCGGCCTGATTGATAAGAAGGATTTGGAGCGCAAGTTTAAGCAGGAGCTGCACGCCAATGAGATTGTATTGCTGGCGTACTACATTGCGGCCGTAAACATTGAAAACGCCTTTCATGACCAATTAGAGGAAAACCAGGAATACCAATCTTTTGAAGGCATTGTGCTCACCGATACCTTTCAGTTAGACGAAGTAAAAACCACGCAGTACGGCACGGAAACCACTTTCTCCCGGAACTTTGAACGGATTATGTCGCAGAAGAATGCCCCGCTGCGGGTGATTATGGGCAATCCGCCGTACTCTGTGGGGCAAAAGTCTGCCAATGACAATGCCCAGAACCAGGCTTATCCTAAACTAGATGCGCGCATAGCGGCTACGTATGCCAAGGCAACCGATGCTACGAACAAAAACTCTTTATACGATTCCTATATAAAGGCTTTCCGGTGGAGCACAGACCGCTTAGATAAGAATGGCGGCATTGTCTGTTTTGTTTCTAATGGGGCTTGGCTTGATGGAAATAGTGCCGACGGCTTTCGGAAATCATTGGAAAATGAGTTTTCCGCGATTTACGTTTTCAACTTACGAGGTAATGCGCGCACCAGCGGGGAGTTAAGGCAAAAAGAAGCCGGAAACGTCTTTGGAGGAGGTTCCAGAACCCCCATTTCAATTACGTTGCTGGTCAAAAATCCAGCTCATACAGGTAAGAAGGCTATCATTCATTACCATGACATTGGCGACTATTTAAACCGCGAAGAAAAGCTCGCTTTGGTTAAAAAGTTTAAATCTGTTGGTAATGCTGAAATGCCCTGGAAACAACTTACCCCCAATGACCACGGCGACTGGGTGAACGAACGGAATGACGCCTTCGGAACATTTATCCCAATTCAATCAGAAAAGAAATTTGATTTAAAGGCAAAAGTGTTTTTTGTGGTTAATTCTAGAGGAAATGAATCATCAAGGGACACATGGGTTTATAATTCTTCATTGAGCCTACTTAAATCAAATATGGAGAAAATGGTTAGTTTCTATAATCAGCAAGTAGATGATTTTAATGGAGCTAAGCCATTAAATCCTAAAGTTAATGACTTCATTAATGTAGACCCAAGGAACATCAGTTGGACCAGTAGTTTGATATTGCAATTAGAGAAAGGGAATAGGGCTGTTTTTGAACAAAAAAAGACAGCCAAAGGCCTGTATAGACCTTTTTTTAAGCAAAATGTATATTTAGGGGAGAAAATGATTCATAGACGGGGTCAAATGAACGAGTTCTTCCCAACTCCTTCAAATAAAAATTTCGTCATCTGTATTTCTGGTATAGGAGATTCAAAAAACTTCACTGTTATTATAACTGATATTATTCCAGATGTCCAGCTTCAATTTAATGGACAGGTTTTTCCGCTGTATTATTACGAAGAGCGGCAAAAGCAAACCCCTGGTTTGTTTGATGCTTCAGGGGAAAGTGAATACACCCGCCGCGATGGGCTAAGTGACTTTATCTTAGACCGGGCCAAAAAGCAATACGGCAAAAACGTGAGCAAAGAAGATATCTTCTACTACGTTTACGGGTTCCTGCACAGCCCCACTTACCGCACCCTCTTTGCCAATGACCTAAAGAAAATGCTGCCCCGCCTGCCCCTGGTAGAAGATGTGCGTGATTTCTGGAAGTTTAGCAAAGCGGGCCGCGCCCTGGCAGACCTGCACCTTAACTATGAGAGCGTGCCGGCATACCCAGGGGTTACCGTAACCGGAGCAGAGAGCGGGTTCTATAAAGTAGAGAAAATGCGCTTCCCTAAGAAAGGCCAGAAAGACTGCATTCTCTACAACAGCAAGATTACCCTTGAGAACATTCCTGCCAAAGCTTATGATTACACAGTTAACGGCAAAAGCGCCATTGATTGGGTAATGGAGCGGTACCAGGTAACCACCCACAAAGACAGCGGTATTAAAAATGACCCCAATGACTGGGCAGACGAAGTAGGCAACCCCCGCTATATCCTAGACTTGCTGTTGAGTGTTATCAACGTAAGCGTACAAACCGCAGACATAGTAGAAGAATTGCCACAGCTGGAGTTTTAA
- a CDS encoding TraM recognition domain-containing protein has translation MSHFKEPFPKQTQLYAGLPRQSSWSHILFYKKIIMQVPTPGKNQKLALVIGLVILAIAFGDYYVLLHQAEIRQAHAWVKANPELTPQQKRIARQVELRRRQADRMRTGVTKNTESVNGMAGRGSISTVEGAGDGSGSAGSGIKQKSLLKADSIYKKAGVYFRLSLLAASLAFLFIQKAPERKLGQPKLKPIPGKSRTVIFLLCGGFFLISGYVLLTIAQFPSDFILYGYPMASLFGILSTFVAGLVIARSKRPEFGLTTERKKITTENGFSLPTQDGGFINVPNAFRGNLVLGGAGAGKSYSIGEPVIEQFAGKNWAGLIYDFKFPVLTEVAQRALTLAAEQAEAKGEPEPSVQLHVINFRDLSRTERLNPLRPEEMPVVAFAEEYSRAIINNLNTNTIKNSGEFFSTSAIAYLTGIIWFYRKNFPEYCTIPHVVATALYKDFRHVLSMLDTDIECGDMVRSLITAVEQKAEKQIAGVVATLQIILSRINSPEIVWVLTPDESRGEGFSLNLNDPNSPKLLCIGNDPTLKDSFSPVISCIITVALKLMNQQRKHPSYVFLDEAATIYVPGLEVIPATARSNKIATIYMSQDLSQMVDSYGRDKMQVMISNLNNWFIGKVNNMETAELISKIVGREDKSMVSTSSGSSTGGSGHRNRSQNQSVSLQERSLVRIQDAVGLEQGEFIGQTVETESTFFQGRIDRSDAQTEAHELEPFALFADEGETNSQEAQRIIVQANYQKVRDEVKETVEMYPNTLAPGEE, from the coding sequence GTGAGCCATTTTAAAGAACCATTTCCGAAGCAGACGCAGCTTTATGCTGGACTGCCTAGGCAAAGCAGTTGGAGTCATATTTTATTTTATAAAAAGATAATTATGCAAGTACCTACACCGGGTAAGAATCAAAAGTTAGCCTTGGTTATTGGATTAGTGATTTTAGCAATAGCTTTTGGGGATTATTATGTATTACTCCATCAAGCAGAAATACGCCAGGCACATGCTTGGGTGAAAGCAAACCCCGAACTTACGCCGCAACAAAAGAGAATAGCCCGGCAGGTTGAGCTGAGGCGGCGGCAAGCAGACCGTATGAGGACAGGGGTTACTAAGAACACTGAATCAGTCAATGGGATGGCGGGTAGGGGAAGCATCAGTACCGTAGAGGGGGCAGGCGATGGATCGGGGAGTGCTGGAAGTGGCATTAAGCAAAAGTCTCTCTTGAAAGCAGACAGCATATACAAAAAGGCCGGTGTTTACTTCCGACTTTCCTTACTGGCTGCTTCGCTTGCATTTCTCTTCATTCAGAAAGCCCCGGAAAGGAAATTAGGTCAGCCCAAACTTAAACCGATACCTGGAAAAAGCAGGACGGTTATTTTCCTGCTTTGCGGTGGGTTTTTCCTGATAAGTGGGTATGTGCTTTTAACAATTGCACAATTTCCCTCGGATTTTATTCTGTATGGCTACCCCATGGCCAGCTTATTTGGAATTCTCAGCACCTTCGTCGCCGGGTTGGTCATTGCCCGCAGCAAAAGGCCAGAATTCGGATTAACCACTGAACGTAAAAAGATTACTACAGAAAACGGTTTCAGCTTGCCCACGCAGGACGGAGGTTTCATAAACGTTCCAAACGCTTTTCGGGGGAATCTGGTGTTAGGAGGTGCAGGAGCAGGGAAGTCATACAGTATTGGGGAGCCGGTAATTGAGCAATTTGCCGGTAAAAACTGGGCAGGCCTGATTTACGATTTTAAATTCCCCGTGCTAACAGAAGTCGCGCAGCGTGCCTTAACCCTTGCTGCCGAACAAGCGGAAGCCAAAGGCGAGCCTGAGCCCAGCGTACAACTCCATGTCATCAATTTCCGGGATTTATCACGCACGGAGCGACTTAACCCCTTGAGACCGGAGGAAATGCCGGTAGTTGCCTTTGCCGAAGAATACAGCCGGGCGATCATCAATAACCTGAATACAAATACAATTAAAAATTCAGGGGAGTTCTTCAGCACATCAGCGATTGCTTATTTAACAGGCATCATTTGGTTTTACCGCAAGAACTTCCCAGAATACTGCACTATCCCTCATGTAGTGGCAACGGCCCTGTATAAGGATTTTAGGCACGTTTTATCCATGCTGGATACAGACATAGAGTGCGGGGATATGGTCCGAAGCCTCATCACCGCAGTAGAACAGAAGGCCGAGAAACAAATTGCAGGGGTAGTGGCCACCTTGCAAATTATCCTGAGTCGCATAAACAGCCCGGAAATCGTCTGGGTGCTTACCCCGGATGAGAGTAGAGGAGAGGGGTTCTCATTGAACCTGAATGACCCCAATAGCCCCAAGTTACTGTGCATTGGCAATGATCCCACGCTGAAAGATTCCTTTTCACCGGTTATCAGCTGTATTATAACCGTGGCACTCAAACTAATGAACCAGCAGCGGAAGCACCCAAGCTATGTTTTCCTGGATGAGGCAGCGACCATCTACGTGCCTGGCCTGGAGGTAATCCCGGCAACGGCGAGAAGTAATAAAATTGCGACCATTTACATGAGCCAGGATCTAAGCCAGATGGTTGACTCCTATGGGCGGGACAAAATGCAGGTGATGATCAGTAACCTCAATAATTGGTTTATCGGGAAAGTAAACAACATGGAGACGGCGGAGCTCATTTCCAAAATCGTCGGTCGGGAAGATAAGTCAATGGTATCAACGAGCAGTGGCAGCAGTACCGGCGGTTCTGGCCACCGGAACCGGAGCCAGAACCAAAGTGTAAGCCTTCAGGAACGCAGTTTAGTCCGTATCCAAGATGCCGTAGGGTTGGAACAGGGCGAATTTATAGGTCAGACGGTTGAAACAGAATCTACCTTTTTCCAAGGGCGGATAGATCGCAGCGATGCACAAACGGAAGCACATGAACTGGAGCCATTCGCGCTCTTTGCAGACGAGGGTGAAACTAATTCACAGGAAGCGCAAAGAATAATAGTCCAGGCGAATTACCAAAAAGTGCGCGACGAGGTAAAGGAAACAGTCGAAATGTATCCTAACACGCTGGCTCCCGGAGAGGAGTAA
- a CDS encoding Fic family protein, with product MAKYDGFSDENGILLNHKGIRNRESLARLENKFAGFGAAILKEEGGIPGRFDQEHLQKIHKELFQKVYPWAGETRANRGGFQGVKDTVVNLVPQEMRYAPFKEIETRLGAISKQLQQENNLKGLSTDKFIERAAYYLDQYNHVHPFREGNGRTLQAALTQLGKEAGYDIDFNRADPAKYNEARNFAIVKPYALQEAHKNLVPLKEFLHKITTPLPGIEAEKARVEGIARTPEPSAAMKRIEALRELEVTGNRIADRWDIAVKQQVKSIVEEPRSLKNYEKGLRTIGTSILEGGAKPEHYLYQDAERFTKAIDQVKYVAAGKEIPASKVPSPAQLLQSDLPKNHTEAKDLFMKASAILSLELKAHGKETEGERLQDVAKFVSKVPYVGGVNKAHVNNALTASTAIPGLRGEGPVSDIIKAVSILEKPERGRSYVSKELTQEREMGG from the coding sequence ATGGCAAAGTATGACGGCTTCAGCGATGAGAACGGGATTCTACTTAACCATAAGGGTATCCGGAATAGAGAATCCCTGGCGCGTCTGGAGAATAAGTTTGCCGGTTTCGGGGCGGCCATCTTAAAGGAGGAGGGAGGCATACCCGGGAGGTTTGACCAGGAGCATTTGCAGAAGATCCATAAGGAGCTTTTCCAAAAAGTATATCCATGGGCTGGGGAGACGAGAGCGAATAGGGGAGGCTTCCAAGGTGTAAAAGATACCGTAGTCAATCTAGTGCCCCAGGAAATGAGGTACGCCCCTTTCAAGGAGATTGAAACGCGGCTGGGGGCCATCAGCAAGCAACTCCAGCAGGAAAACAACTTGAAAGGATTGAGTACAGACAAATTCATTGAGCGCGCCGCTTATTATCTGGACCAGTACAATCATGTTCACCCCTTTCGGGAAGGTAACGGTAGGACCCTTCAAGCCGCTCTTACTCAATTAGGAAAGGAAGCTGGGTATGACATTGACTTTAACCGAGCAGACCCTGCCAAATATAATGAAGCCAGGAATTTTGCAATTGTAAAACCATATGCGCTTCAAGAAGCGCATAAAAACTTAGTCCCCTTAAAGGAGTTCCTGCACAAAATCACCACTCCGTTGCCCGGTATTGAAGCCGAGAAAGCCAGGGTAGAAGGAATTGCAAGAACTCCGGAGCCCTCGGCCGCCATGAAACGTATTGAAGCGTTGCGGGAATTGGAGGTGACCGGCAACCGGATAGCGGACCGATGGGACATTGCGGTGAAGCAGCAAGTGAAAAGCATAGTGGAAGAACCCAGGAGCCTGAAGAACTACGAAAAGGGTTTACGCACGATTGGTACCTCTATCTTAGAAGGTGGGGCGAAACCTGAGCATTACCTCTATCAGGATGCCGAGCGATTTACAAAAGCAATTGACCAGGTGAAATATGTTGCCGCCGGAAAGGAGATTCCTGCTTCAAAGGTGCCTTCACCAGCGCAACTACTCCAAAGTGATCTGCCGAAGAACCACACGGAAGCAAAAGACCTTTTTATGAAAGCTTCGGCCATCTTAAGCTTGGAGTTGAAAGCCCATGGGAAAGAGACGGAAGGGGAAAGGTTGCAAGATGTGGCGAAATTCGTTTCCAAAGTGCCTTATGTTGGAGGGGTGAACAAAGCGCACGTCAATAATGCCTTAACGGCCTCAACTGCAATTCCAGGTTTAAGGGGAGAAGGACCTGTGAGTGATATTATAAAGGCCGTAAGTATTTTAGAAAAGCCAGAGCGGGGCAGGAGCTACGTGTCCAAAGAACTAACCCAAGAAAGGGAAATGGGCGGGTAG
- the crcB gene encoding fluoride efflux transporter CrcB, with the protein MIKHILLVGIGGAVGSILRYLTALFVSKYYANIFPLATFTANVVGCLLIGLFIGFLNRYYQADADLRLLLATGFCGGYTTFSAFSAESLHLLQQGNYLIALTYVGVSVVFSLLAVGVGLALFEV; encoded by the coding sequence ATGATAAAACATATACTATTGGTGGGGATTGGCGGGGCAGTTGGCAGCATTCTGCGTTACCTAACGGCTTTGTTCGTTTCAAAATACTACGCCAACATTTTCCCGCTTGCCACTTTTACGGCCAATGTGGTGGGTTGCCTGCTCATTGGCCTATTCATTGGATTCCTTAACCGTTACTACCAGGCAGATGCTGATTTGCGCCTTCTGCTAGCAACCGGCTTCTGTGGCGGCTATACCACTTTTTCGGCTTTCTCTGCCGAGAGCTTACACCTCTTGCAGCAAGGCAATTACCTTATAGCCCTCACGTATGTTGGAGTAAGTGTTGTGTTTTCTCTACTTGCCGTAGGAGTAGGCCTGGCTTTGTTTGAAGTCTAA
- a CDS encoding DUF5712 family protein — MYIKLINPKSHGLAAYDNTGSSLQTLNYLVHEAKREREDLGIFFNQDSDGLKPERVQQDIDSNVKGLTTKDSKFYSLIISPSADELAHIKNDEQLLKAYTRQVMELYAQNFNLKGDQRLASKDLVWAATIHQDRSYRGTDNEVLAGEAKVGDKRPGLQTHVHIIVSARDRNQKITLNPNGRKSRFDLIDWQRKSGQQFEHQFRYTAKEKEKIKVKQRDASRDAARSIRIGERVEDVNRNVPKSQRLDGERVKEIAVNRNFDKTFYRSLKRIETKAQQGKPIDNAYYLLQTGREQPTTSKAPVRNLLHAFQRAVNSGTGKDIKTEEIGERKSRRNGEMEID, encoded by the coding sequence ATGTATATAAAACTGATAAACCCAAAATCACACGGTCTAGCAGCCTATGACAATACTGGCAGCAGTCTGCAAACGCTCAACTATTTGGTTCATGAGGCAAAGAGGGAGAGAGAGGATTTAGGGATTTTTTTTAATCAGGACAGCGATGGTTTAAAGCCTGAACGGGTACAACAGGATATTGATTCCAATGTGAAAGGACTTACTACGAAAGATTCTAAATTCTATTCCCTTATCATAAGTCCCAGTGCAGATGAGCTCGCGCACATCAAAAATGATGAACAACTATTGAAAGCCTATACCCGGCAAGTCATGGAGCTATACGCCCAAAATTTTAACCTAAAAGGGGACCAGCGCCTTGCCTCCAAAGACCTGGTATGGGCTGCTACTATCCACCAAGACCGGAGCTACCGGGGAACAGATAATGAAGTATTAGCTGGAGAGGCAAAGGTGGGTGATAAGCGTCCAGGCTTGCAGACGCATGTGCATATAATTGTCAGTGCGCGGGATAGGAACCAAAAGATAACCTTGAACCCCAATGGGCGCAAGAGCAGGTTTGACCTGATAGACTGGCAGCGGAAGTCAGGGCAGCAGTTTGAGCATCAATTCAGATATACCGCAAAAGAGAAGGAGAAAATAAAGGTCAAGCAACGCGATGCAAGCCGCGATGCTGCCAGGTCCATACGTATAGGGGAGCGGGTAGAAGATGTTAATAGAAATGTACCCAAAAGCCAGAGGCTTGATGGCGAACGCGTAAAGGAAATCGCCGTTAACAGAAATTTTGACAAGACTTTTTACCGCTCCTTAAAACGGATTGAAACGAAAGCGCAACAGGGAAAGCCGATTGATAATGCGTACTATCTACTGCAGACGGGAAGGGAGCAACCCACAACAAGCAAGGCACCGGTCAGAAATTTGCTGCACGCTTTTCAGCGCGCAGTAAACTCAGGTACAGGAAAGGATATTAAAACAGAAGAAATAGGAGAGCGGAAAAGCCGTAGGAATGGAGAAATGGAAATTGACTAG